The Colletotrichum higginsianum IMI 349063 chromosome 2, whole genome shotgun sequence genome has a segment encoding these proteins:
- a CDS encoding Triose-phosphate transporter, which translates to MADYRDERAGSFASSSTDAATLHELTKLDPMEDNLQNLKSRDEEELAAEDEKLLPATNANGKVEPEKARLTSAIVWMTVNTLATIGIVFTNKAIFSDPQWKLCQLTFASFHFLVTFLTLHVLSLPTFAYFIPRRAAIKDLLPLSVAMCLNVILPNLSLAFSSVTFYQIARILLTPTVALMNFVLYKATLPRNAVMTLIPACFGVGMVSYYDSLPTKDDNIKTTSTLGVFFAFSGIFASSLYTVWIASYHRKLQMSSMQLLYNQAPIASFMLLYVIPFVDTFPDWVHVPGNRWIMIGMSGVFASLINISQFFIIAQTGPVSSTVVGHLKTCTIVALGWMVSGRAIGDKSILGVFIAIGGIIGYSVVMLQHQRKQSK; encoded by the exons ATGGCTGACTACCGAGACGAACGGGCGGGCTCTTTTGCCTCGTCTTCTACCGACGCTGCGACTTTGCACGAGCTGACCAAGTTGGACCCGATGGAGGATAACCTGCAGAATCTCAAGTCgcgagacgaagaggagctagctgccgaggacgagaagcttCTGCCTGCCACGAATGCGAATGGGAAGGTGGAGCCTGAGAAGGCCCGTCTCACTTCGGCTATTGTATGGATGACCGTTAACACACTGGCAACCATCGGAATC GTCTTCACGAACAAGGCCATCTTCTCCGACCCGCAGTGGAAGCTCTGCCAGCTCACGTTTGCGAGCTTCCATTTCCTCGTGACGTTTCTGACGCTACATGTCCTCTCGCTGCCCACCTTTGCCTACTTCATtccgcgccgcgccgccatcaaAGACCTGCTGCCACTATCCGTCGCCATGTGCCTCAATGTCATCCTGCCGAACCTGTCGTTGGCGTTCTCTTCGGTAACGTTCTATCAGATTGCGCGTATCCTACTGACGCCAACCGTCGCCCTGATGAACTTCGTCCTATACAAGGCAACTCTGCCTCGGAACGCCGTCATGACTCTCATCCCAGCCTGCTTCGGCGTCGGTATGGTTTCCTACTACGACTCGCTGCCCACCAAGGACGACAACATCAAGACCACCTCGACTCTGGGGGTATTCTTTGCCTTTAGCGGCATTTTCGCCTCTTCTCTCTACACCGTCTGGATCGCTAGCTATCACCGCAAGCTCCAGATGTCCAGCATGCAGCTGCTGTACAACCAGGCGCCTATTGCCTCGTTCATGCTGCTCTACGTCATCCCCTTTGTCGACACTTTCCCCGACTGGGTTCACGTTCCTGGCAACCGCTGGATCATGATTGGCATG TCCGGTGTGTTTGCCTCGCTGATCAACATCTCCCAAttcttcatcatcgcccagaCCGGACCCGTGTCCAGTACTGTGGTCGGCCATCTCAAGACGTGCACCATTGTCGCGCTTGGCTGGATGGTCTCAGGAAGAGCCATCGGGGACAAGTCGATCCTCGGTGTCTTTATTGCCATTGGCGGCATCATTGG ATACTCGGTTGTCATGCTCCAGCATCAACGGAAACAGTCTAAGTAG
- a CDS encoding Methyltransferase, protein MAKKRRTKKKKGTSTRQDPAQGASSSMSTTDELASHSSDGLSSRLRQSETATEMTSIMSTNEGSQGLHEADEEWNSQDDEGMEVDDDDDDDVEENDDDNFSVFAPSHYPRPSESHRTEMPYTTSPNHQDMSSTRSFMERELDYQWENGRRYCGPHYHLPNDEWEMCRMSLIHRVYLHVFDGKLSTVLLENPQRILDVGTGIGEWAIGMADEFPDCEVIGTDISAIAPTSIPMNCFFEVDDAELEWERELNSFDLVHFRHMMAAFTDWSFIYKETFKVLRPGGWIEMLEWDDQQGFKKFLSEFPPTSEIHELSRDLTLAGIKAGRARGVSHMNPKLLTDAGFTDIKLTEHMIPINIEANEGKLWLIVCIDGLEAECLRPLTKYMGWDPDRVKTACHNVAKEMARLARDPVKSHGLIVKARVLVGRKPLNAATPPRVYPRYAEDADETDDTAREDNHSRHRGDDEAQDSTTFNTTARV, encoded by the exons ATGGCCAAGAAGCGGCGcaccaagaagaaaaagggaaCCAGTACACGACAAGACCCCGCCCAGGGCGCTTCGTCCAGCATGTCCACCACCGACGAGCTCGCGTCGCACTCAAGCGACGGCTTGTCAAGCCGCTTGCGCCAGAGCGAAACCGCCACCGAGATGACGAGTATCATGAGCACCAACGAGGGATCCCAGGGCCTacacgaggccgacgaggagtgGAACTCgcaagacgacgagggcatggaggtcgacgacgacgacgacgatgatgtcgaagaaaacgacgacgacaacttCTCCGTCTTTGCGCCCAGCCATTACCCCCGACCGAGCGAGTCCCATCGCACCGAGATGCCTTACACGACGTCGCCGAACCATCAGGATAT GTCGTCCACCCGGTCGTTTATGGAGCGAGAGTTGGATTATCAATGGGAAAATGGCCGTCGGTACTGCGGCCCGCATTACCACCTCCCAAACGACGAGTGGGAAATGTGCCGCATGAGCTTGATTCACCGCGTCTACCTCCACGTCTTTGATGGTAAGCTGAGCACGGTATTACTGGAGAATCCGCAGAGAATACTGGACGTCGGCACGGGCATTGGCGAATGGGCGATAGGCATGGCCGATGAGTTCCCCGACTGTGAGGTCATTGGCACGGACATATCCGCCATAGCGCCCACGTCAATACCGATGAACTGCTTCTTTGAGGTTGACGATGCTGAGCTCGAGTGGGAGCGCGAGCTCAACTCCTTCGACCTGGTGCACTTCCGCCACATGATGGCCGCCTTTACAGACTGGAGTTTCATCTATAAGGAGACCTTCAAGGTGCTCCGCCCCGGCGGTTGGATCGAAATGCTGGAATGGGACGACCAGCAAGGTTTCAAGAAATTCCTTTCGGAGTTTCCCCCGACATCGGAGATCCACGAACTGTCGAGGGACCTGACGCTCGCCGGCATTAAGGCCGGACGGGCCAGGGGCGTTTCGCACATGAACCCGAAGCTGCTGACGGATGCCGGCTTTACGGACATCAAGCTCACGGAGCACATGATTCCCATCAATATCGAGGCCAACGAAGGCAAGCTGTGGCTGATTGTATGCATCGACGGGCTGGAAGCCGAGTGCCTCCGACCCCTCACCAAGTACATGGGTTGGGACCCGGATCGTGTCAAGACGGCATGCCACAATGTGGCCAAGGAGATGGCGCGTCTGGCGAGAGACCCGGTCAAATCGCACGGCCTGATTGTCAAGGCCCGCGTCCTGGTCGGCCGGAAGCCACTGAacgcggcgacgccgccaagggtGTACCCGAGGTATGCAGAGGACGcggacgagacggacgaTACGGCGAGAGAAGACAACCACAGCAGACATcgaggcgatgacgaggctCAAGACTCGACGACGTTCAATACGACAGCTCGAGTATGA
- a CDS encoding Pep3/Vps18/deep orange family protein — protein sequence MALNPSDGFAAGNGVLDLDDTALPMFVVERVQLQFSIAADFVAAQVANNVLVLALSNGRILRIDLNRPEDIDDIDLPKKPGEIGVIRRMFLDPTASHLLICTALGENYYLHSQHKHPRALARLRGVSIESVAWNPSLPTASTREILLGAADGNVYEAFIETTSEFYKKDIKLKNLHKLPDGPITGLWADTLPGRSDMRRVMIATQGRLFHLAGKVGSGHDSGGSIYTKLFESEQPTIHELSRASGAATSALVVSPDPPDRNPYEEESHERAYAWLSAQGVFHGQLDSSAEGNKIFNESNMLPRSQLGSSNGSNKRNPTTDYIDAIALTQWHIVSLIGGRVVATNRLTGEVVYDQIVLEPGQKAVSLSVDLQKNTFWMFTAQEIFEVVVRDEDRNIWQIMLKLRQFDAALQHAKTPAQRETVATAYGDNLVVKRQFMEAASVYGRSNKPFEEVALTFIDNAEPDALRTYLLAKLGTLKKAAIMQRVMIASWLVEIFMARLNSLDDTIITQAELADGLNPAQSREQLRAVQGEFQDFVNKYKSDLDRRTVYDVVSSHGREQELLYFANAVNDYNYVLSYWVQRERWPEALTVLKKQTDPDVFYRYSTVLMTHVASDLVEILMRHSDLKPRKLIPALLEYNRNFEGSPAQNQAVRYLQYVINQLNSKDSAVHNTLVSIYAQTSKDEAGLLSYLESQGDEPNFDPDFALRLCIQHHRTLSCVHIYTSMGQYLQAVDLALSHNEVDLASVIADRPMSNPPLRKKLWLAVARKVISQSNGIKTAIEFLKRCDLLKIEDLIPFFPDFVVIDDFKEEICTALEDYSRNIDGLKKEMDESSQTATNIKVDIAALDHRYAIVEPGEKCYVCGLPLLSRQFFVFPCQHSFHSDCLGKRVLEQAGVGTSKRIRELQVQISKGLVNGAKREAMITELDSLVASACILCSEFAIKRINEPFVTPQDNLNEWKI from the exons ATGGCCCTGAACCCATCCGACGGCTTCGCCGCTGGCAACGGGGTGCTCGATCTCGATGACACCGCATTGCCCATGTTCGTCGTTGAACGAGTCCAGCTGCAGTTCTCGATCGCCGCCGACTTCGTTGCTGCCCAGGTCGCGAACAATGTGCTCGTTCTCGCGCTCTCCAATGGTCGCATTCTGCGCATTGATCTGAACAGGCCTGAAGATATTGATG ATATTGACCTCCCCAAGAAACCCGGCGAAATCGGCGTCATTCGCCGCATGTTTCTCGACCCGACGGCCTCCCACCTTCTTATTTGCACGGCGCTCGGCGAAAACTATTACCTCCACTCCCAGCATAAACATCCGCGAGCCTTGGCCCGGCTACGGGGCGTCTCGATTGAGAGCGTTGCCTGGAATCCTTCACtgccgacggcatcgactCGGGAGattctcctcggcgccgccgacggcaacgtcTATGAGGCATTCATCGAAACCACTTCCGAGTTCTATAAGAAGGACATCAAGCTCAAGAACCTACACAAGCTACCCGATGGACCTATCACGGGCCTTTGGGCCGACACACTACCTGGACGGTCCGACATGCGTCGGGTCATGATTGCAACGCAGGGTCGGCTGTTTCATCTGGCTGGCAAGGTCGGCAGCGGCCACGACAGCGGCGGCTCCATCTACACGAAGCTGTTTGAGTCAGAACAGCCAACGATCCACGAGCTGTCGCGCGCGTCTGGCGCTGCGACGTCGGCCCTGGTGGTCTCGCCCGATCCGCCCGACCGGAACCCCTACGAAGAGGAGTCGCATGAGAGAGCCTATGCGTGGCTGTCGGCACAGGGCGTGTTCCACGGACAGCTCGACTCCAGCGCGGAAGGCAACAAGATTTTCAACGAGTCCAACATGCTGCCTCGCTCGCAGCTTGGCTCGTCCAACGGCTCCAACAAACGCAACCCTACGACGGACTATATTGACGCTATCGCGCTGACGCAATGGCATATCGTCAGCCTAATCGGCGGCCGCGTGGTAGCCACCAATCGCCTGACTGGGGAGGTCGTGTACGACCAGATCGTCCTCGAACCGGGGCAGAAGGCTGTGAGCCTGTCCGTTGACCTGCAAAAAAATACCTTCTGGATGTTCACCGCCCAGGAGATTTTCGAGGTTGTCGTGAGGGACGAAGATCGTAATATCTGGCAAATTATGCTCAAGCTGCGGCAGTTCGACGCAGCGTTGCAGCACGCAAAGACACCGGCACAAAGGGAAACTGTTGCGACCGCGTACGGTGACAACCTCGTAGTCAAGCGACAGTTCATGGAGGCTGCTTCGGTATACGGACGCAGCAACAAGCCGTTCGAAGAAGTGGCCCTCACGTTTATCGACAATGCTGAGCCCGATGCTCTGAGGACGTACCTCCTGGCCAAGCTGGGCAcgttgaagaaggcggccatCATGCAGAGGGTTATGATAGCGAGTTGGCTGGTAGAGATATTCATGGCGAGGCTCAATTCGCTGGATgacaccatcatcacccaAGCGGAACTGGCCGACGGCCTCAACCCCGCGCAGTCGAGGGAGCAGCTTCGCGCCGTCCAGGGCGAGTTTCAGGACTTTGTCAACAAGTACAAATCCGACCTCGACCGGCGGACGGTTTACGACGTGGTCAGCAGCCATGGCCGGGAACAGGAGCTGCTATACTttgccaacgccgtcaacgacTACAACTACGTCCTCTCGTACTGGGTCCAGCGCGAGAGGTGGCCCGAGGCGTTGACGGTCTTAAAGAAGCAGACCGACCCAGATGTGTTCTACCGGTACAGCACTGTGCTTATGACGCACGTTGCCTCGGACCTGGTCGAGATCCTGATGCGCCATTCCGATTTGAAGCCTCGCAAGCTGATACCCGCGCTTCTGGAGTACAACCGTAATTTCGAGGGGAGCCCGGCGCAGAACCAAGCCGTCAGATACCTGCAGTACGTCATCAACCAGCTGAACTCAAAAGACTCGGCGGTACACAACACGCTGGTGTCTATCTACGCCCAGACCTCAAAGGACGAGGCCGGGTTGCTGTCGTATCTTGAGTCGCAGGGTGATGAGCCCAATTTCGACCCCGACTTTGCTCTTCGACTATGCATTCAGCATCACCGGACGCTGTCGTGCGTACATATCTACACCAGTATGGGCCAGTACCTCCAGGCCGTCGATCTGGCGCTGTCGCACAACGAGGTGGACCTGGCGTCCGTGATCGCAGACCGGCCAATGTCGAACCCACCCTTGCGGAAGAAGCTCTGGCTCGCCGTCGCTCGCAAGGTGATTTCCCAATCGAACGGCATCAAGACGGCCATCGAATTTCTGAAGCGGTGCGACCTACTCAAGATCGAGGATCTCATCCCCTTCTTTCCCGAtttcgtcgtcatcgacgacttCAAGGAAGAGATTTGCACCGCGCTAGAGGACTACAGTCGCAACATTGACGGGCTGAAGAAAGAGATGGACGAGTCTTCCCAGACGGCAACGAACATCAAGGTCGACATTGCCGCGCTGGATCACCGATATGCCATTGTCGAACCGGGGGAGAAGTGCTACGTATGCGGCTTGCCACTGCTCAGCCGGCAGTTCTTCGTCTTCCCATGCCAGCATTCCTTCCACTCAGACTGTCTGGGCAAGAGAGTGTTAGAGCAGGCCGGTGTAGGTACGAGCAAGAGAATCCGGGAGCTTCAGGTGCAAATCAGTAAGGGTTTGGTCAACGGAGCGAAGAGGGAGGCCATGATTACCGAGTTGGACTCGCTGGTGGCATCGGCATG CATTCTTTGCAGCGAATTTGCCATCAAGAGGATCAATGAACCGTTTGTCACGCCGCAGGATAACCTTAACGAGTGGAAGATTTAA
- a CDS encoding dTDP-glucose 4,6-dehydratase, which produces MTQLNGQNRAPNTYSNGHGKFFQDFGVWKEAPLLKGTTKFEPLPDVKNIMITGGAGFIACWLVRHLTLTYPDHYNIYSFDKLDYCSSLNNTRVLNEKSNFTFVHGDITNPTEVVNCLKRYNIDTVFHFAAQSHVDLSFGNSYGFTHTNVYGTHVLLESAKSVNIKRFIHISTDEVYGEVNDDDDDLLETSILAPTNPYAASKAAAEMLVQSYQKSFKLPVIIVRSNNVYGPHQFPEKIIPKFTCLLNRGQPVVLHGDGSPTRRYLFAGDAADAFDTILHKGQMGQIYNVGSYDEISNIDLCSHLLKQMNIPFSTTDEFKKWVKYTHDRPFNDHRYAVDGTKLRQLGWDQKTSFADGLRITVEWYRQFGEEWWGDITSVLTPFPVVQGLDVSADQEPIADSPPTPESKKRKVIEGANGSKSTTNGSNGLAVRA; this is translated from the exons ATGACTCAACTCAACGGCCAAAACCGGGCTCCGAACA CCTACAGCAATGGACACGGCAAGTTTTTCCAGGACTTTGGTGTGTGGAAAGAGGCTCCTCTGCTTAAGGGCACTACGAAGTTTGAGCCTCTGCCCGACGTCAAGAATATCATGATtaccggcggcgccggcttcat CGCATGCTGGCTGGTCCGCCACCTCACTCTTACTTACCCTGACCACTACAACATCTACTCTTTCGACAAACTTGACTACTGCTCGTCCTTGAACAACACCCGTGTCCTCAACGAGAAGTCGAACTTCACCTTTGTCCACGGCGACATCACCAACCCTACAGAAGTTGTCAACTGCCTGAAGCGGTACAACATCGACACCGTCTTCCACTTTGCTGCCCAATCGCACGTCGATCTGAGCTTCGGCAACTCGTACGGATTTACACACACCAACGTCTACGGCACCCACGTGCTGCTCGAGAGCGCCAAGAGCGTCAACATCAAGCGCTTTATCCATATCTCCACTGACGAGGTTTACGGTGAggtcaacgacgacgatgacgacctCCTTGAGACTAGCATCCTTGCTCCCACCAATCCCTATGCGGCCAGCAAGGCGGCGGCTGAGATGCTTGTCCAGTCTTACCAGAAGAGCTTCAAGCTCCCCGTCATCATTGTGCGCAGTAACAACGTGTACGGCCCGCACCAGTTCCCCGAGA AAATCATTCCCAAGTTCACCTGCTTGCTGAACAGAGGCCAACCCGTTGTCCTGCATGGCGACGGAAGTCCCACCCGGCGCTATTTGTTCGCAGGTGATGCGGCTGACGCCTTCGACACCATCTTGCACAAGGGCCAGATGGGCCAGATTTACAACGTTGGATCCTACGACGAAATCTCCAACATCGACCTCTGTAGCCATCTTCTCAAGCAGATGAACATTCCTTTCTCCACGACGGACGAGTTCAAGAAGTGGGTCAAGTACACCCACGATCGACCGTTCAACGACCACCGTTATGCCGTCGATGGCACCAAGCTCCGTCAGCTCGGATGGGACCAGAAGACAAGCTTCGCCGACGGTTTGCGCATCACGGTCGAGTGGTACCGTCAGTTCGGCGAGGAATGGTGGGGCGACATCACGTCGGTTCTCACGCCTTTCCCTGTCGTGCAGGGTCTGGACGTATCTGCGGACCAGGAGCCCATTGCTGACTCCCCCCCCACCCCGGAGTCGAAAAAGAGGAAGGTGATTGAAGGTGCCAATGGTTCCAAGAGCACCACTAACGGCTCCAACGGCCTTGCCGTCAGAGCATAG
- a CDS encoding Brix domain-containing protein: protein MGFSKPGKSMGASLTNKTSNKLKRKELYVLQKKEKDKAQRELRFRRKKEEDKDPELRAARLAKNKPKTLDSKRVWDDVDDDSLGNVVDVEKLKRRRIEEEENAALDKELDDEDDLDSGSDNDSMLASDEDEEEAEAKKAERERRREEKRRARRDSSAAPSTTSTNLDLTPSSLALKFPSLFTEDAPPPPKILITTSLNSTLHYEANIFRTIFPNSTYVPRSAHRYGHKYSLREISKFASNRDYTAVVLLKEDQKKLTGMSIVHLPTGPTFTFSITNFMEGKKLPGHGNPTNHYPELLLNNFKTPLGLLTAALFQRLFPPQPELEGRQVLTVHNQRDYLFFRRHRYVFREKRETEKNITTAEGAEMKGVEGIRVGLQEVGPRFTAKLRRVDKGIGRAGSEGDDSQPWEWKAKMEKDRKRFNL, encoded by the coding sequence ATGGGCTTCTCTAAGCCCGGCAAGTCCATGGGGGCTTCGCTCACCAACAAAACGTCCAACAAGCTCAAGCGCAAGGAGCTCTATGTGCTgcaaaagaaggagaaggacaaggccCAGCGCGAGCTGCGGTTCCGCCggaaaaaggaggaggataagGATCCCGAGctgcgcgccgcccgcctcgccaAGAACAAACCCAAGACTCTCGACAGCAAGCGCGTGtgggacgacgtcgacgacgactcgctcggcaacgtcgtcgacgtcgagaagctcaagaggaggaggatagaggaggaggagaacgCGGCGCTGGAcaaggagctcgacgacgaggatgacctGGACTCCGGTTCCGACAACGACAGCATGCTCGCgtccgacgaggacgaggaggaagctgaagccaagaaggccgagagggagagacggCGCGAGGAGAAACGTCGCGCACGGCGCGACAGCTCGGCGGCCCCGTCGACAACGAGTACAAACCTCGACCTCACGCCGTCTTCGCTCGCCCTGAagttcccctccctcttcacCGAGGAcgcgcccccgccgcccaagaTCCTCATCACCACCTCGCTCAACTCGACGCTGCACTACGAGGCCAACATTTTCCGCACCATCTTCCCCAACTCCACCTACGTGCCGCGCTCCGCCCACCGCTACGGCCACAAGTACTCCCTGCGCGAGATCTCAAAGTTCGCCTCCAACCGCGACTACACCGCCGTCGTTCTGCTTAAGGAGGACCAGAAGAAGCTGACGGGCATGTCCATCGTGCATCTGCCCACGGGCCCGACCTTCACCTTTTCCATCACTAACTTCATGGAGGGCAAGAAGTTGCCCGGTCACGGCAACCCGACGAACCACTACCCGGAGTTGCTCCTCAACAACTTCAAGACGCCGCTGGGCCTCCTGACGGCTGCCCTCTTCCAGCGCCTCTTCCCGCCCCAGCCCGAGCTCGAAGGCCGTCAGGTGCTGACGGTGCACAATCAGCGCGACTACCTCTTTTTCCGGCGCCACCGCTACGTCTTCCGCGAGAAGCGCGAGACAGAGAAGAACATTACCACGGCCGAGGGCGCTGAGATGAAAGGCGTTGAAGGCATCCGCGTCGGCCTGCAGGAGGTCGGCCCGCGTTTTACCGCCAAGCTGAGGAGGGTCGACAAGGGTATTGGCAGGGCTGGCAGCGAGGGTGACGACTCGCAGCCGTGGGAGTGGAAGGccaagatggagaaggaTCGCAAGAGGTTCAATCTGTAA